One window of the Synechococcus sp. CC9311 genome contains the following:
- a CDS encoding ligase: protein MSIPASCRSEFETLGRLIPAIAGQGPEHMAFDALLLKQCQSTSNPGPVLRFYHWEGSWLSLGRHQTPRSNHWLDLLRNRRLNMVRRPSGGGAVLHGGGLTYALIWPDPPRQRREAYRRVNAWISSGLARLGLELHPGDDPALAGSQHCFASATAADLVDPSGQKRIGSAQFWQKGHLLQHGEIPLAPSEQLWKEVFGTAPPCWQPSAPSAASVEIALTEAISEIWPGLRWGVTPMSGLEQQLVAERASNYQVNDSEVSSNNPEARMDITAWRRGRPKG from the coding sequence AACTCTCGGCCGACTGATCCCAGCTATCGCAGGCCAAGGTCCAGAACACATGGCCTTTGATGCCCTGTTGTTGAAACAGTGCCAAAGCACAAGCAACCCTGGCCCGGTGCTCCGCTTCTATCACTGGGAAGGGTCCTGGTTGTCACTCGGTCGCCACCAGACACCACGCTCCAATCATTGGCTCGATCTGTTACGAAACAGACGCTTAAACATGGTCCGACGTCCTAGCGGTGGAGGGGCTGTTCTGCATGGCGGTGGCCTGACCTACGCCCTGATCTGGCCGGATCCACCCCGACAGCGACGCGAAGCGTATCGCCGGGTGAACGCCTGGATATCTTCTGGGTTAGCGCGACTCGGCCTTGAACTTCATCCAGGGGATGATCCTGCCCTCGCTGGAAGCCAACATTGCTTTGCAAGCGCCACCGCGGCCGATTTAGTGGATCCTTCAGGGCAAAAACGCATCGGCAGCGCCCAGTTTTGGCAAAAGGGGCACCTTTTGCAGCACGGTGAAATCCCCTTGGCCCCGTCCGAACAGCTTTGGAAAGAGGTCTTTGGAACAGCGCCACCTTGTTGGCAGCCCAGCGCGCCTTCGGCTGCCAGTGTGGAAATAGCTCTTACCGAGGCGATTTCAGAGATCTGGCCAGGACTCCGCTGGGGCGTGACTCCAATGAGTGGTCTGGAACAGCAGCTCGTAGCGGAACGCGCCTCCAATTATCAAGTCAATGATTCTGAGGTCTCATCCAACAATCCTGAGGCACGCATGGACATAACCGCCTGGAGAAGAGGTAGGCCAAAGGGGTAG
- the folE gene encoding GTP cyclohydrolase I, whose protein sequence is MTSTFPAISNGTLPQLNTGVQSVSERIRQRLIDQGISFLANDNVAAFIETGELDELEIEVADRVRDLLRSLVIDIENDHNTAETAERVARMYLREVFKGRYHHQPKVASFPNVKQLDEIYTVGPITVRSACSHHLVPIMGNCWIGIKPGDRVIGLSKFTRVADWVFSRPHIQEEAVMILADEIERLCAPQGLGIIIKAQHYCMKWRGVREPQTSMVNSVVRGDFRHDPSLKQEFFELVRQQESMLNT, encoded by the coding sequence ATGACTTCTACTTTTCCTGCTATCTCCAACGGCACTTTGCCTCAACTCAATACTGGAGTTCAGTCCGTTTCTGAGAGAATCCGCCAGAGACTAATTGATCAGGGCATTTCTTTCCTGGCCAATGACAACGTTGCAGCATTCATCGAAACAGGTGAGCTCGATGAGCTCGAGATCGAGGTTGCTGATCGTGTTAGGGATCTTCTTCGAAGCCTGGTCATTGACATTGAAAATGATCACAACACTGCTGAGACCGCCGAGCGGGTGGCTCGGATGTATCTCCGTGAGGTGTTCAAGGGTAGATATCATCATCAACCCAAAGTTGCGAGCTTCCCAAACGTCAAGCAACTGGACGAAATTTATACTGTTGGCCCTATCACCGTTCGCTCTGCCTGCTCCCATCACCTTGTTCCAATTATGGGGAACTGCTGGATCGGAATTAAGCCCGGTGATCGTGTGATTGGTCTTTCTAAGTTCACCCGAGTAGCTGATTGGGTGTTTTCAAGGCCTCACATTCAAGAGGAGGCGGTCATGATCCTTGCCGACGAAATTGAACGCTTGTGTGCTCCCCAGGGGCTGGGAATCATTATTAAGGCCCAGCACTACTGCATGAAATGGAGAGGTGTGCGTGAACCTCAAACCAGCATGGTGAATTCAGTTGTTCGTGGCGATTTCCGTCATGACCCCAGCCTTAAGCAAGAATTTTTTGAGCTTGTGCGGCAACAGGAATCGATGCTTAATACTTGA
- a CDS encoding SDR family oxidoreductase: MPSVLITGASRGIGRSAALAFAEAGWDLILLSRSEAPLQSLATELASTGQRIVFGAVDLTKPEEIAPGVATLLSQGLTPSVLINNAGAAWTGGLLEMPLDRWDWLMQLNLTSVFQMCAAVVPAMRDAGGLVINISSHAARNAFPNWGAYCTVKAALASFTRCLAEEERAHGIRACTLTLGAVDTSLWDSPMVQSSFDRRAMLPVEQAAVTLLHLAQQPSTQIVEDLTLMPATGAF, translated from the coding sequence TTGCCCTCTGTACTAATTACCGGAGCATCTCGCGGCATTGGCCGTAGTGCTGCTCTTGCTTTCGCTGAAGCTGGGTGGGATCTCATCCTGTTGTCGCGCAGCGAAGCACCTCTTCAATCTCTTGCCACCGAATTGGCTTCGACCGGTCAACGCATCGTGTTCGGAGCTGTAGATCTCACCAAGCCTGAGGAGATCGCTCCAGGGGTGGCAACATTGCTCAGTCAGGGGCTTACACCGTCTGTACTGATTAATAATGCTGGTGCTGCTTGGACAGGAGGGCTACTTGAGATGCCCCTGGATCGCTGGGATTGGTTGATGCAGCTCAATCTCACCAGTGTGTTTCAAATGTGTGCTGCCGTGGTTCCTGCTATGCGCGATGCAGGTGGACTGGTGATCAACATCAGTAGTCATGCTGCTCGAAATGCTTTCCCGAATTGGGGTGCTTATTGCACAGTGAAAGCAGCCTTAGCCAGCTTCACGCGTTGTCTTGCTGAAGAGGAAAGGGCTCACGGGATCCGCGCCTGCACGCTCACGCTCGGTGCTGTTGATACGTCACTTTGGGACTCGCCAATGGTTCAAAGCTCTTTTGACCGGCGTGCCATGCTCCCAGTCGAGCAGGCTGCTGTTACACTTCTTCATCTTGCGCAACAGCCGTCCACACAAATTGTTGAAGACCTCACTTTGATGCCAGCTACTGGTGCCTTCTAA
- a CDS encoding phosphoribosylanthranilate isomerase, which produces MSDAAIALKICGLTDHFQACFIAAMGAQAIGVIGVDQTPRFVEEPRRRFIFMELEKLHPTVERVWVVADPSDHAIGSALQGEGTPTVVQLHGSETPERCIQLKQRHPKVRWWKALKLRTEHDLSELSSFEPHTDALLLDAWSPDQLGGTGHRLNPSWFTHLHDQLKPNTVWWLAGGISAEWVPELLSLVSPYGLDASSRLESQPGVKDLNKVRALVQAVHDNEPLRQ; this is translated from the coding sequence ATGTCCGACGCGGCTATCGCTCTGAAGATCTGTGGGCTCACCGATCATTTTCAAGCCTGTTTCATCGCTGCCATGGGAGCGCAGGCGATCGGCGTGATCGGCGTGGACCAAACACCCCGTTTCGTCGAGGAGCCGCGTCGACGATTCATTTTTATGGAATTGGAAAAGCTGCATCCGACTGTTGAGCGGGTCTGGGTGGTCGCCGATCCCTCCGATCACGCTATTGGAAGCGCACTTCAAGGAGAGGGCACGCCAACCGTCGTTCAACTCCATGGATCGGAGACGCCAGAGCGCTGCATCCAGCTGAAACAACGCCATCCCAAAGTGCGCTGGTGGAAAGCCTTGAAATTGCGGACTGAACACGATCTGAGTGAACTCAGCTCCTTTGAACCGCACACCGACGCCCTGTTGCTTGATGCCTGGAGCCCTGATCAACTTGGTGGCACCGGCCACCGTCTAAACCCAAGCTGGTTCACCCACTTGCATGACCAGCTCAAACCAAACACCGTCTGGTGGTTGGCTGGAGGAATCAGCGCCGAATGGGTCCCTGAACTTCTCAGCCTGGTATCGCCCTATGGACTCGACGCATCAAGCCGTCTTGAGTCGCAACCGGGAGTGAAAGACCTCAACAAAGTTCGTGCCCTTGTTCAAGCCGTTCATGACAACGAACCACTTCGGCAATAA
- a CDS encoding site-2 protease family protein, giving the protein MGDGWQLIRICGIPLRIQPSWFIILGLLTLAFQQQAATLPEASSAPVLSWLLGLATALLLFVSLLLHELGHSLVALREGIKVSSITLHLIGGVARMERECSTAMGSFRVAAAGPAVSLVLAGMLLASQHAANHANPLLGNLVGQLGVLNLVLAIFNLLPGLPLDGGLILKALVWQFTGSQRRGIQVATATGRFLSLAGILLGSYIFLRGGGLMGLWLVMLGWFGMGASRSQSQTLALQQLLINLLVGPASSKRFRVLEADQTLRSLSQMRLRGAESESDLMPDWVLICRSGRWIGYITDQPLKDLSVQYWDQQTVGEHMRPLAELPSLQESDPLWKAVLALEQSEHGRLLVTGAAGLPSGTLDRSDVGEAVLKGLSLKLPASLLEASRRRNDYPFGLPLLQAVMSMRASGLLDETSESLT; this is encoded by the coding sequence ATGGGCGATGGCTGGCAGCTGATTCGGATTTGCGGAATTCCGCTTCGGATCCAACCGAGCTGGTTCATCATTTTGGGGTTGTTAACCCTTGCTTTTCAGCAACAGGCCGCGACTCTCCCTGAAGCATCTAGTGCGCCAGTCTTGAGCTGGTTATTGGGTTTGGCCACTGCACTCCTCCTGTTTGTTTCGCTGCTCTTGCACGAACTGGGGCATTCCCTTGTCGCGCTAAGGGAAGGCATCAAGGTGAGCAGTATCACGCTTCACTTGATTGGAGGCGTTGCCCGTATGGAACGGGAATGCTCTACGGCGATGGGATCGTTCCGAGTGGCCGCGGCTGGTCCAGCGGTCAGCCTTGTTTTGGCTGGCATGCTTTTGGCTAGTCAGCACGCGGCAAACCATGCCAATCCTTTGCTGGGCAATCTTGTTGGTCAGCTTGGTGTTCTGAATTTGGTCCTGGCTATTTTCAACCTTTTGCCAGGACTGCCTCTCGACGGCGGCTTGATTCTTAAAGCGCTTGTCTGGCAATTCACAGGGAGCCAACGCCGCGGTATCCAGGTGGCTACGGCCACGGGGCGATTTCTCTCCCTGGCAGGGATCTTGCTCGGCTCTTACATCTTTCTTCGTGGTGGTGGATTGATGGGCCTATGGCTTGTGATGCTGGGTTGGTTCGGCATGGGAGCCTCGCGGTCCCAGTCTCAGACTCTGGCTCTGCAGCAGCTCTTGATCAACTTGCTTGTAGGGCCTGCTTCTTCCAAACGTTTCCGGGTGTTGGAAGCCGATCAAACCTTGCGCAGCCTCAGCCAAATGCGCTTGAGAGGAGCTGAGTCTGAGAGCGATCTCATGCCCGACTGGGTGCTCATTTGTCGGTCTGGGCGCTGGATCGGATATATCACTGATCAGCCACTGAAGGACCTCTCTGTCCAGTACTGGGATCAACAGACGGTTGGGGAGCACATGCGACCACTGGCTGAACTCCCTTCTCTTCAAGAGTCAGATCCACTCTGGAAAGCCGTTCTCGCACTCGAGCAAAGTGAACATGGCCGCTTACTTGTAACCGGTGCTGCTGGTCTTCCCTCCGGAACTCTCGATCGCAGTGATGTAGGCGAAGCAGTTTTGAAGGGATTGTCCCTCAAATTGCCGGCCTCCCTCCTCGAAGCCTCCAGGCGCCGAAATGACTACCCCTTTGGCCTACCTCTTCTCCAGGCGGTTATGTCCATGCGTGCCTCAGGATTGTTGGATGAGACCTCAGAATCATTGACTTGA